A region of the Chlamydiota bacterium genome:
GGCGTACGGCGTCCCCGTCCTCCTCTTCTCCGGCGGCGAGCCGCTCCTCAGGCCCGACCTGCGCGCGCTCTCCTCGTTCGCCGTCTCCAAGGGGCTCAGGACGGTCCTCTCCACGAACGGCACCGCCATCGGGGAGGGGGAGGCCGCGGCCCTGAAGAGGGCCGGCTTCTCGTACGTCGGGATCAGCTTCGACGGCGTCGGGGAGGCGCACGACGCCTTTCGCGGCGTCAAGGGGGCGTTCGACAGGGCGGCCGCGGGGATGCGCCGCTGCCGGGATGCGGGGCTCAGGACGGGCGTGAGGTTCACGCTCTCCCGGCGAACGCTCCCGTCGCTCGAGCCGGTCATCGACTTCGCGCGCTCCTCCGGCGCGACCCGCCTCTGCGTCTACCACCTCGTGCCGTGCGGCCGCGGGGAGGGGATGGGGGAGGAGATCCTCCACCCCGGCGAGGCGCGGGAGGCGATGGACCTCCTCGTCCGGGCGGCGCGCGAGGCGCGCAGTTTGGATCCGTCGTTCGAGCTTTTGACCGTGGACAACCACGCCGACGGGGTCTACCTGTATCTCCGCCTGCGCGCGGAGGACCCGGCGCGCGCGGAGGCGGCGCGCGCGCTCCTTCTGCGCGCGGGCGGCAACCGCTCGGGCGTCGGCATCGCCTGCGTCGACGCGGCGGGGAACGTCTTCCCCGACCAGTTCAGCCGGACGCTGCGCGCGGGGAACGTGCGGGAGCGGCCGTTTTCCGAGATCTGGCGCGGCGGCGGCGAACTGCTCCGGCAACTGAGGGACCGCGCGGGGCTCCTCGAGGGGCGGTGCGGGCGCTGCGGGTGGAAGGGGTTCTGCAACGGGAATATGCGCGCCCGCGCGCTCGCCGTGCACGGCCGCCTCTGGGCCGAGGACCCCGCCTGCTACCTGGCTGAGGAGGAGCTGCACGCGCAAGGGCGTGCCTGATGCGTCGCGCTCCCCCTCCGAGTCGACGCTCGTCTGCAGGTGAACCGGTCGCGCGCAACGTTTTGGATGGATTCGGGATGGAAGATCGGCTGAGGGTGCTTTTCTGGGAGACGACGGCGGCGTGCAACCTCGCCTGCCGGCACTGCCGGCGCGGCGAGGCGCGCCTGTCCGCCGCGCCCGGGGAACTCTCGACCGCGGAAGCGCGGGCGCTCATCGGCGAGGTCGCGTCGTGGGCGCGGCCGCTCCTCGTTTTGAGCGGCGGCGAGCCGCTGACGCGCCCCGACATCGTCGAACTGGCCGCCTTCGCGTCGGCGCGCGGCCTCCCCGTGGCGCTCGCCACGAACGGCACGATGGTCGAGCCGGGCGTCGCGGCGGCGCTGAAGAAGGCGGGCGTGAGGCGGGCGAGCGTGAGCCTCGACGGCGCCGGCGCCGAAACGCACGACCGGGTGCGGGGGGTCGAGGGCGCGTTCGAGGCGGCGCTGCGGGGGCTGCGGACGCTCAAGGCCGCCGGGCTGGGCACGCAGGTGAACATGACGGTCTGCCGCGGGAACCGCGCGGATATCCCGGGCGTCTTCCGGCTCGCCGCGCACGAGGGGGCCGACGCGGTCCACCTGTTCGTCCTTGTGCCCGTGGGCTGCGGCCTCGAACTCGCGAGAGACGAGGCGCTCGGCCGCGGCGA
Encoded here:
- a CDS encoding radical SAM protein, which translates into the protein MINVTKLVCGGDFAGDALRYGRAAGAAPVVAWNCTEACNLACLHCYSEAKGRRADDELATAEARAMIEDLAAYGVPVLLFSGGEPLLRPDLRALSSFAVSKGLRTVLSTNGTAIGEGEAAALKRAGFSYVGISFDGVGEAHDAFRGVKGAFDRAAAGMRRCRDAGLRTGVRFTLSRRTLPSLEPVIDFARSSGATRLCVYHLVPCGRGEGMGEEILHPGEAREAMDLLVRAAREARSLDPSFELLTVDNHADGVYLYLRLRAEDPARAEAARALLLRAGGNRSGVGIACVDAAGNVFPDQFSRTLRAGNVRERPFSEIWRGGGELLRQLRDRAGLLEGRCGRCGWKGFCNGNMRARALAVHGRLWAEDPACYLAEEELHAQGRA
- a CDS encoding radical SAM protein is translated as MEDRLRVLFWETTAACNLACRHCRRGEARLSAAPGELSTAEARALIGEVASWARPLLVLSGGEPLTRPDIVELAAFASARGLPVALATNGTMVEPGVAAALKKAGVRRASVSLDGAGAETHDRVRGVEGAFEAALRGLRTLKAAGLGTQVNMTVCRGNRADIPGVFRLAAHEGADAVHLFVLVPVGCGLELARDEALGRGEGHELFSWFHARAGSYGLEARLTCAPQYARFAAERGPAGPPSTTGGSAAGSGCLCGRSVVFVSHTGEIFPCGYLPVSAGSVRLAGLGEIWDKSTVLRSLRDPSRLGAPCKACAYREICGGCRARAYAGSGEMLAGEAGCTPG